A genomic segment from Desulfurispirillum indicum S5 encodes:
- a CDS encoding DUF262 domain-containing protein: MNNHIDQLSVQHLLEGDVLYRIPMYQRNYAWDEGEITQLIQDVIDYSNREQHYYIGTLVVFERPTANGATVYETIDGQQRLTTLSLLVSFLKNEGKPDVSWYSRLALDFECREHSQRTFSAIFANHTDTLPSDDINSAILNGYRIIQKVLPQKLAEHNVSEAAFSGYLFEKVQIMRVTVPHDTDLNHYFEIMNNRGEQLEKHEVLKSRLLEVLNRIPDETERTKSKDCFHRVWEACANMEKYVQAGFAPEQRHELFGRQDWGQFLPQDFDDVQEAVAKGSRVGGGDVVAMTLTDILSHVGQADGESSGGDDEVSERFNSVINFPNFLLHVLRVSTGRDIPLDDKRLIAIFEEELLKKDDPDEVKEFGFALLKCKFLYDHYILKREFIRGTDGWSLKRYKWSDGGQKRRSEKGYYVNTFGEENGQDDINRRILMLLAAFHVSTPTLVYKHWLNAALSYLFRKGKKNQSLYRGEELAAGHYLGYLKRAARAFVFDRFLGGHSDSGYYQIIYDRYGKCKSQPDVLSEANLSSRLSFGEIENNLVFNYLDYLLWLKHKDSDPVIKAYEFTFRSSVEHYYPQNPLPGHDTLPADTLNSFGNLCLISHSKNSRLSNFMPQAKKEYYRNNTIDSIKQYLMMNEDPWDEVAINQHYQAMREVFRDDLDVEVKRRLRKRSQ, from the coding sequence ATGAACAACCACATTGACCAGCTCTCCGTCCAACATCTTCTCGAAGGCGATGTGCTCTACCGAATCCCGATGTACCAGCGGAACTATGCATGGGATGAGGGGGAGATCACCCAACTTATTCAGGATGTTATCGACTACAGCAACAGAGAACAGCATTACTATATCGGAACGTTGGTGGTCTTTGAGCGGCCAACCGCCAATGGCGCTACCGTATATGAGACCATAGACGGCCAGCAACGACTCACAACCCTGTCTCTCCTGGTATCGTTCCTGAAAAATGAGGGGAAACCCGACGTCTCCTGGTATAGCCGTCTGGCGTTGGACTTCGAGTGCCGGGAGCATTCTCAGCGGACCTTCTCAGCAATATTTGCTAATCACACCGATACGTTGCCGTCGGATGACATCAATTCCGCCATTCTCAACGGGTATCGAATCATCCAGAAAGTGTTGCCGCAGAAGCTGGCGGAGCATAACGTTTCGGAGGCTGCCTTTTCCGGCTACCTCTTCGAGAAGGTCCAGATCATGCGGGTCACCGTACCCCACGATACCGATCTGAATCACTACTTCGAGATCATGAATAACCGAGGAGAGCAACTTGAAAAGCATGAGGTCCTCAAGTCGCGTCTTCTGGAGGTGCTGAATCGAATCCCGGACGAGACGGAACGAACGAAAAGCAAGGACTGTTTTCATCGCGTTTGGGAAGCCTGCGCCAATATGGAGAAGTACGTCCAGGCAGGATTTGCTCCGGAGCAGCGGCATGAATTGTTCGGGCGTCAGGACTGGGGCCAGTTCTTGCCACAGGATTTTGATGATGTTCAGGAGGCTGTCGCCAAAGGCTCCCGAGTAGGGGGAGGAGACGTGGTCGCCATGACGCTCACGGACATTCTTTCTCATGTTGGCCAGGCGGATGGGGAGTCATCTGGGGGCGATGACGAGGTTTCCGAACGGTTCAATTCCGTTATCAACTTCCCGAACTTCCTTCTGCATGTTTTGCGGGTCTCCACCGGCAGGGACATTCCTCTCGATGACAAGCGCCTCATCGCCATATTTGAAGAGGAGTTGCTCAAAAAGGACGATCCAGATGAAGTGAAGGAATTTGGGTTCGCCCTGCTGAAATGTAAATTCCTGTACGACCACTACATTCTCAAGCGGGAGTTCATCCGGGGGACGGATGGCTGGAGCCTGAAACGCTACAAGTGGTCCGATGGCGGGCAGAAGAGGCGCTCCGAGAAAGGTTACTATGTTAATACCTTTGGGGAAGAAAACGGCCAGGATGATATCAACCGCCGGATTCTTATGCTCCTGGCCGCATTTCACGTATCGACTCCGACGCTTGTTTACAAGCACTGGCTCAATGCCGCATTGAGCTATTTGTTTAGAAAGGGCAAAAAAAATCAAAGCCTGTACAGGGGGGAAGAGTTAGCCGCTGGTCACTATCTAGGCTATTTGAAAAGAGCGGCGAGGGCCTTTGTTTTTGATCGGTTCCTTGGGGGACATAGCGATTCGGGCTACTACCAGATTATTTATGACCGATACGGTAAATGTAAATCGCAACCAGACGTATTATCCGAGGCCAATCTAAGTAGCCGGTTGTCATTTGGGGAAATAGAGAACAACCTGGTGTTTAACTATCTCGACTATTTGCTTTGGTTGAAGCACAAGGATTCTGACCCTGTCATCAAAGCTTACGAGTTCACATTCCGCAGCTCTGTGGAACATTACTATCCCCAGAATCCGCTTCCGGGGCATGACACATTGCCAGCCGACACACTCAACTCTTTCGGAAACCTCTGCCTGATCAGCCACAGCAAGAACTCCCGTTTGAGCAATTTCATGCCGCAGGCGAAGAAGGAATACTACCGGAACAACACCATCGACAGCATCAAACAGTACTTGATGATGAACGAAGATCCTTGGGATGAGGTAGCTATTAACCAACATTACCAGGCGATGAGAGAAGTTTTTCGCGATGATCTTGATGTCGAAGTGAAAAGAAGACTCAGAAAGAGGAGCCAATAG
- a CDS encoding DUF262 domain-containing protein has protein sequence MNVVATPLQKGIISVRQLLAAPNLAIPQYQRPYKWTSRHVGQLFSDIGAFRDKTSYRLGTVVFHLDDRQKNIVDGQQRTITLMLAVHALIRLRRDRLERNDLKEQLDELERKMPVPCFESDISKVNIHANYLEIARIIDRADFDEEQINFLLNRCEVVTFTLTDISEAFQFFDSQNARGKDLEPHDLLKAFHLREFSSHEDHLKRGTVAKWENSETAELSTLFAQYLYRIRNWTKGEPARYFGKEDTDLFKGVNIETISNYPYIEHLRLAHHFVDHYNGGYERKIDGHTMAFPFYLDQIIINGRRFFEMTDHYLGEVGWAVDTKALQKRIGRAGLNGFAQRVFAAVTSYEGRNRTGDRYVRVMFDCLLIYYIDKFGFAEISRAIEKIFIWAYSLRLQMQVLQLASMDNYVLENNLFKRLKDATHPGDFLGYSLPVVTQNRSSKTKAIEKLFKEMRYYEQPH, from the coding sequence ATGAACGTAGTGGCCACGCCTCTTCAAAAAGGGATCATCTCTGTCCGCCAGCTCCTGGCCGCCCCCAATCTTGCCATCCCCCAATATCAGCGCCCCTACAAATGGACCAGCCGCCACGTCGGTCAGCTCTTCTCGGATATCGGCGCTTTCAGAGACAAGACATCCTACCGCCTCGGTACCGTAGTCTTCCATCTCGATGACCGCCAGAAGAACATCGTGGATGGCCAACAACGCACCATTACCCTGATGCTGGCGGTCCATGCTTTGATCCGATTGCGCCGCGACAGACTGGAACGTAACGACCTTAAAGAGCAACTGGATGAGCTTGAACGCAAAATGCCCGTCCCCTGCTTTGAGAGCGATATCTCCAAGGTGAACATTCACGCTAACTACCTTGAGATCGCCCGCATCATCGACCGTGCGGATTTTGATGAAGAGCAGATCAACTTCCTGCTCAACCGCTGTGAGGTCGTCACCTTCACCCTGACCGATATCTCCGAAGCCTTCCAGTTCTTCGATTCCCAGAACGCCCGGGGCAAGGATCTTGAGCCCCATGATTTGCTCAAGGCGTTCCACCTGCGTGAGTTCAGCAGCCACGAGGACCATCTGAAGAGGGGCACGGTGGCCAAGTGGGAGAACAGCGAGACCGCTGAGCTGTCGACACTTTTCGCCCAATACCTGTACCGAATCCGCAACTGGACCAAAGGGGAGCCCGCCAGGTACTTCGGCAAGGAGGATACGGACCTTTTCAAGGGCGTCAACATCGAGACCATCTCAAACTACCCCTATATTGAACACCTCCGGCTGGCCCACCATTTCGTTGACCACTACAACGGGGGTTACGAGCGGAAGATTGATGGTCACACGATGGCTTTCCCTTTTTACCTCGACCAGATCATCATCAACGGCCGCCGCTTTTTCGAGATGACGGATCACTATCTTGGCGAAGTCGGTTGGGCCGTTGATACCAAGGCTTTGCAGAAGCGCATCGGCAGGGCAGGCCTCAACGGATTCGCCCAAAGAGTCTTTGCGGCAGTCACGTCCTACGAAGGCAGGAATCGCACCGGTGACCGGTATGTCCGGGTGATGTTCGACTGCCTGCTCATCTATTACATTGACAAGTTCGGGTTTGCCGAGATTTCCCGGGCAATCGAGAAAATTTTCATCTGGGCTTACAGTCTGCGTCTGCAGATGCAGGTTCTCCAGCTCGCCAGCATGGACAACTACGTCCTGGAGAACAACCTTTTCAAACGGCTCAAGGATGCCACCCACCCCGGCGACTTTTTGGGGTACAGCCTGCCGGTTGTCACCCAGAACCGTTCCAGCAAAACCAAGGCGATTGAGAAGCTGTTCAAGGAGATGAGGTACTATGAACAACCACATTGA
- a CDS encoding methyl-accepting chemotaxis protein, whose protein sequence is MRIVSKQILLVLCFLIFLITVGLVGLHGIRQTQDGLETIYHDRVVPLRDLKHISDLYAFNIVNVTHKARNGNITMFTALRMVQEAEQQIEEFWSEYLARDFTEAEREILQEVLPLKPIVAESVQKLKGILQESNQQALTTFARHELYQVIEPLTNKLSELVDAQLDIAFAEYQSAHDRYGMNVAITMLILGLAILVSMLSGWLITRTITLPLNQAVQFAHAVASGDLTRTISSRKRDEVGMLLNSLNRMVTSLCATVGQINMASTEVATASEQLSSASTQMSTGMALQTERTSQIAGASLEMSQTSASISSNMADIQGKTLAALRLAKQGEEKVKLSATEMVTIASHVDEATTCARSLEEKAGRVQEVIRMINDIADQTNLLALNAAIEAARAGDAGRGFAVVADEIRKLSERSTLSTSEIRTIIMGMQQGVHQVVQSMTKVNDRAQNGNSLAQEVDSAFTEIIGGMESLQHLIDQSAASVEEMAVTAEQITEDIQTIAITSEQTAKGTEEVSRSSSQLAVLASDVQTSVAFFEIRQNDEETRQLAFVPTPLSTDFAQPAGGCTEQAGKRAG, encoded by the coding sequence ATGAGAATAGTCTCAAAGCAGATTCTTCTTGTCCTGTGTTTTCTGATTTTTTTAATCACTGTTGGACTGGTGGGCCTTCACGGTATCAGGCAGACCCAGGATGGGCTGGAGACAATCTATCACGACCGTGTGGTGCCACTGCGCGACCTGAAACACATATCCGATCTGTATGCCTTCAATATTGTCAACGTCACCCACAAGGCCCGCAATGGCAACATCACCATGTTTACGGCCCTGCGCATGGTGCAGGAGGCTGAGCAGCAGATCGAGGAGTTCTGGTCGGAGTATCTCGCCCGCGATTTTACCGAGGCCGAGCGTGAGATCCTTCAGGAAGTCCTCCCCCTGAAGCCCATTGTCGCTGAGAGCGTGCAGAAATTAAAGGGCATCCTGCAGGAAAGCAACCAGCAGGCTTTGACCACTTTTGCCCGGCACGAGCTCTATCAGGTAATTGAACCCCTGACCAATAAGCTCTCGGAGCTGGTGGATGCGCAGCTGGATATTGCCTTTGCGGAGTACCAGAGCGCGCATGACCGCTATGGGATGAATGTTGCGATCACGATGCTGATTCTGGGTCTGGCGATTCTGGTGAGCATGCTGTCCGGGTGGCTTATCACGCGCACCATCACACTGCCCCTGAATCAGGCGGTGCAATTTGCCCACGCCGTTGCCAGCGGAGATCTCACCCGCACCATCTCCAGCCGCAAGCGCGACGAGGTGGGGATGCTGCTCAACTCACTGAACAGGATGGTTACCAGCCTGTGCGCAACCGTGGGGCAGATCAACATGGCCTCGACCGAGGTTGCAACGGCAAGCGAGCAGCTGAGCAGCGCGTCAACGCAAATGAGCACCGGCATGGCGCTGCAGACTGAGCGCACTTCGCAGATTGCGGGCGCTTCGCTGGAAATGTCTCAGACGTCGGCGAGTATTTCCAGCAATATGGCTGATATACAGGGAAAAACACTCGCGGCCTTACGCCTGGCAAAGCAGGGCGAAGAGAAAGTGAAACTGTCGGCCACCGAAATGGTCACCATCGCCAGCCACGTGGATGAAGCTACCACCTGTGCCCGTTCCCTGGAGGAAAAAGCAGGCCGGGTTCAGGAAGTTATTCGCATGATTAACGATATTGCCGATCAAACCAATCTGCTTGCCCTGAACGCGGCCATAGAGGCGGCAAGGGCCGGTGATGCCGGGCGCGGCTTCGCGGTCGTCGCCGATGAAATCCGCAAGCTCTCGGAGCGCAGCACCCTTTCCACCAGTGAAATCAGAACCATCATCATGGGCATGCAACAGGGAGTTCATCAGGTTGTCCAATCCATGACCAAGGTCAATGACAGGGCGCAGAATGGCAATTCCCTCGCCCAGGAGGTGGACAGCGCATTTACGGAAATTATTGGGGGGATGGAGAGCCTGCAGCACCTTATTGATCAAAGTGCTGCCTCTGTGGAAGAGATGGCGGTTACCGCCGAGCAGATTACCGAGGATATCCAGACAATCGCCATAACGTCTGAGCAGACGGCAAAGGGAACAGAGGAAGTTTCGCGCTCCTCAAGTCAACTGGCCGTGCTGGCCTCCGACGTACAGACCAGCGTAGCTTTCTTTGAAATCAGGCAGAATGATGAAGAAACCAGGCAGCTGGCGTTTGTACCGACTCCGCTGTCAACGGACTTCGCGCAACCTGCTGGTGGCTGCACCGAACAGGCGGGCAAACGGGCCGGATAA
- a CDS encoding TOTE conflict system archaeo-eukaryotic primase domain-containing protein has product MDLPKSDKSPNEHDELRRLREENARLKNLLTQHGIAWEEPAIPEPVPDPPEFISVPTQFTTDDKIALFRRLFRGREDVYPQRWDSAKGTSGYSPACGNEWKPGICHKPRVKCGDCNQRQLLPVTDQVIYDHLAGKQTIGVYPLLSDDSCCFLAVDFDEADWREDAKAFMQSCRELGIPASLEISRSGNGAHAWIFFAEPVPAREARQLGTALISHTCDRTRQLSLASYDRLFPNQDTMPKGGFGNLIALPLQKQPRESGRSVFVNEQLQPHSDQWAFLSSIRPMSRRDLEDAILRASGSRHPLDVAFVAGEEDNKPWQRPSPVPARITGSLPESLILVLANQVFIAKADLPQPLANRLIRLAAFQNSEFYKAQAMRLPVWNKPRIIGCAENFPQHIGLPRGCLDAALDLLQENDIHPELQDERLAGRKVTAKFTGTLRKDQKAAVREMLKHEVGVLCAPTAFGKTVTAAALIARRKVSTLVLVHRTELLRQWQERLTGFLEFPKGSLGVIGGGKKKPSGKIDIAVMQSLSRREDLGELLDQYGQIIIDECHHLSAFSFEAILKQAKAKFVVGLTATPIRRDGHQPIIFMQCGPIRHSAARPETAPAQLEVWPKVLPAPEIPPDSPIQDVFRILANDATRNRRIAGDVLAAYREGRKVLVLTERTDHLSLLREALGDEVENCFILHGRLSKKQRTAVFAELDALDESAPRVLLATGRLIGEGFDHPPLDTLVLAMPISWKGTLQQYAGRLHREHADKQDVRIYDYAETDHPQLNRMWDKRQRGYRAMGYEIKPMETVVLGNGTNLK; this is encoded by the coding sequence ATGGATTTGCCGAAGAGTGACAAGAGCCCGAATGAACACGATGAACTACGGCGTCTGCGCGAGGAGAACGCCCGCCTCAAAAATCTGCTGACCCAGCACGGTATCGCCTGGGAAGAACCTGCCATCCCTGAACCTGTCCCCGACCCACCTGAATTCATATCAGTCCCAACCCAGTTCACCACCGACGACAAGATCGCCCTGTTCCGCCGGCTTTTTCGGGGGCGGGAGGATGTCTATCCGCAGCGCTGGGACTCGGCCAAGGGCACGTCAGGCTATTCACCAGCCTGTGGTAACGAGTGGAAGCCCGGCATCTGCCACAAGCCTCGGGTGAAATGCGGCGACTGCAACCAGCGCCAATTGCTGCCGGTGACCGATCAGGTGATCTATGACCATTTGGCAGGGAAACAGACCATCGGCGTCTATCCACTCCTGAGCGACGACAGCTGCTGTTTTTTGGCGGTTGACTTCGATGAGGCCGACTGGCGGGAGGATGCCAAAGCTTTCATGCAATCCTGTCGCGAACTCGGCATTCCGGCGTCGCTGGAGATTTCCCGCTCCGGAAATGGCGCTCACGCCTGGATCTTTTTTGCCGAGCCGGTTCCGGCCCGCGAGGCCCGGCAGCTCGGGACCGCACTGATCAGCCACACCTGCGACCGCACCCGGCAATTATCCCTGGCCAGCTACGATCGGCTGTTTCCCAACCAGGACACCATGCCCAAGGGTGGCTTCGGCAATCTGATCGCGCTGCCCCTGCAGAAACAGCCGAGGGAATCAGGGCGCAGCGTCTTCGTTAATGAACAATTGCAACCCCATTCGGACCAGTGGGCTTTTCTGTCATCCATCCGCCCCATGTCCCGGCGGGACCTGGAAGACGCCATCCTGCGGGCCAGCGGCAGCCGCCATCCCCTGGATGTGGCCTTTGTTGCCGGGGAAGAAGACAATAAGCCATGGCAGCGTCCTTCACCTGTGCCCGCAAGAATTACCGGTTCACTACCGGAATCGCTGATCTTGGTGCTGGCCAACCAGGTTTTCATCGCCAAGGCCGATCTGCCCCAGCCGCTGGCCAACCGCCTGATCCGACTCGCAGCCTTCCAGAATTCGGAGTTCTACAAGGCCCAGGCCATGCGCCTGCCGGTGTGGAACAAACCGCGCATCATCGGCTGCGCCGAGAATTTCCCCCAGCATATCGGCCTGCCCCGTGGCTGCCTCGATGCGGCACTCGACCTGTTGCAGGAGAATGACATCCATCCGGAGCTGCAGGACGAACGCCTGGCCGGACGGAAAGTGACGGCCAAGTTCACCGGGACCTTGCGCAAGGACCAGAAGGCAGCGGTACGGGAGATGCTCAAACACGAGGTCGGCGTACTCTGTGCCCCGACGGCCTTCGGTAAGACCGTCACTGCAGCAGCCCTGATCGCCCGGCGTAAGGTCAGCACGCTGGTGCTGGTCCATCGCACCGAACTGCTGCGGCAGTGGCAGGAACGATTGACCGGATTTCTTGAGTTCCCGAAAGGAAGCTTGGGCGTCATCGGCGGCGGCAAGAAGAAACCGTCCGGCAAGATCGACATCGCCGTCATGCAGTCTCTTTCCCGTCGGGAGGATCTTGGCGAACTGCTCGACCAGTACGGGCAGATCATCATCGACGAATGCCACCACCTGTCGGCCTTTTCCTTCGAAGCGATCCTCAAACAAGCCAAGGCGAAATTCGTGGTGGGCCTGACAGCCACACCGATACGCCGCGACGGTCATCAGCCGATCATCTTCATGCAGTGCGGGCCTATCCGACATAGCGCCGCCAGACCGGAAACCGCCCCGGCGCAACTTGAAGTATGGCCGAAGGTGCTGCCCGCGCCGGAGATCCCGCCGGATTCACCGATTCAGGATGTGTTCCGCATCCTTGCCAACGATGCGACCCGCAACCGCCGCATCGCCGGGGATGTACTGGCCGCCTACCGCGAAGGACGAAAGGTGTTGGTGCTTACCGAGCGAACGGATCATCTGTCGCTGTTGCGGGAGGCGCTGGGGGATGAGGTCGAGAACTGTTTCATTCTGCATGGCCGCTTGTCGAAGAAGCAGCGAACGGCTGTGTTCGCGGAACTGGATGCGTTGGATGAGTCGGCACCGAGGGTGCTACTCGCCACCGGCCGCCTGATCGGTGAAGGCTTTGACCATCCGCCGCTCGACACCCTGGTGCTGGCCATGCCGATATCCTGGAAGGGAACCTTGCAGCAATACGCGGGACGCCTGCACCGGGAACACGCCGACAAACAGGATGTGCGCATCTACGACTATGCCGAGACCGATCATCCCCAGCTCAACCGCATGTGGGACAAACGGCAGCGCGGCTATAGAGCCATGGGGTACGAGATCAAACCGATGGAGACCGTAGTTTTAGGAAACGGCACGAACCTAAAATAA
- a CDS encoding integrase core domain-containing protein, which yields MFVLFTFLAHRFLPKYDVRMQLLMFQIRMLRDRIDDQRIVPTPEERAELLRLGNEINHDVADVMLVVKPQIYRRWLSPRAKTRTPKPAGRPGTAEDIVALILRMATENISWGYKRILGELKKLGISVGLTTIRDILKRSDCPPPPEKTKSKPNLPWSKFVSAHMESLVACDFFTKPVYTLRGRFDAYVLVFLHLGSRRVYLSQPTFHPDEAWVMQQARNMTMWLDDHGIEAKYLIHDRDTKFTKQFDAFWNRAGVRCIRIPPKAPQANAFCESFIGTCKHQCLNHFVCFGLGQLAHINRVWLDYYHTQRPHQGTGNNVISADFRRTSAGPVKREERLGGIVAWYEREAA from the coding sequence ATGTTCGTTCTTTTCACCTTTCTGGCGCATCGGTTCCTGCCGAAATACGACGTCCGGATGCAGCTGCTGATGTTCCAGATCAGGATGCTGCGCGACCGGATCGACGACCAGCGCATTGTCCCCACCCCGGAGGAGCGGGCCGAACTGCTGCGGCTGGGAAACGAGATCAACCACGACGTCGCCGATGTCATGCTGGTGGTCAAGCCGCAAATCTATCGGCGCTGGCTGAGTCCGAGGGCCAAGACCCGCACTCCGAAACCGGCCGGACGTCCCGGCACCGCCGAGGATATCGTGGCGTTGATCCTGCGCATGGCGACCGAGAACATCTCCTGGGGCTACAAACGCATCCTCGGCGAGCTCAAGAAACTTGGCATTTCCGTGGGGCTCACCACCATCCGCGACATCCTGAAGCGCTCCGATTGTCCGCCGCCTCCCGAGAAGACCAAGAGCAAACCCAACCTTCCCTGGTCGAAGTTCGTCAGCGCCCACATGGAATCGCTGGTGGCCTGCGACTTCTTCACCAAGCCGGTCTACACCCTTCGCGGCAGGTTCGACGCCTATGTGCTGGTCTTCCTGCATCTCGGCAGCCGCCGGGTCTACCTGAGCCAGCCGACCTTTCATCCCGACGAGGCCTGGGTGATGCAGCAGGCGCGGAATATGACCATGTGGCTCGATGACCACGGCATCGAGGCCAAATACCTGATTCACGACCGCGACACCAAGTTCACCAAGCAGTTCGACGCCTTCTGGAACCGAGCCGGGGTGCGCTGCATCCGTATCCCGCCGAAAGCGCCGCAGGCCAACGCCTTCTGCGAATCCTTCATCGGCACCTGCAAGCACCAGTGCCTGAACCACTTCGTCTGCTTTGGCCTTGGCCAACTGGCCCACATCAACCGCGTCTGGCTTGACTACTACCACACCCAACGGCCCCACCAGGGCACGGGCAATAACGTCATCTCCGCCGATTTCCGCCGCACATCCGCTGGTCCGGTCAAGCGAGAGGAGCGGCTCGGCGGCATTGTCGCCTGGTATGAGCGGGAAGCGGCGTAA
- a CDS encoding ATP-binding protein, whose amino-acid sequence MNDTDCQNEQGAPGHVMIECLKQIIREYEELEPPGELLPRRIAIGSLPGKVSVVTSVRGSGKTILLRQRIRQLIEGGVPRENILSLDLADDRLYWLRHENPDLILEAYFELHPQKRGSETVHCFFDEVQALPHWQLFIERLMRTEKCEVTVAGSLLPAPEEETASPLTGRIVSWEIFPLSFREFLDGKDIDSDGPLSTKQRLTIQKAFEDYWQVGGFPGVNRRDQQQRVEAHQANWKTILASIIGHHNISHPRAVIDLAHWLVDNTGFFYAISHLTDYLKSLGHRVRKSSVVDWLVAFEDAGLLFSVNIFSNSPTRISVNPRKVYCIDHALAASVSSGILTNRNSLLENLVFTALRRVTPEIFYHRTKTGREVDLVALLPSVPGQEQAIMLVQVCASLADPRVRQSEVRSLSEAMVELAVAEGTIVTWRTDETIPVGFGTIQVVPVWRFLLETEPRI is encoded by the coding sequence ATGAATGACACCGATTGCCAAAACGAACAGGGAGCACCGGGCCATGTCATGATCGAATGCCTGAAACAAATCATCCGCGAATACGAGGAACTTGAGCCGCCGGGCGAACTGCTGCCCCGGCGTATCGCCATTGGCAGTCTGCCGGGCAAGGTCTCGGTGGTCACCAGCGTCAGGGGGAGCGGCAAGACCATCTTGCTGCGCCAGCGTATCCGGCAGCTGATCGAGGGAGGGGTGCCCCGTGAGAACATCCTCTCTCTCGATCTGGCCGACGACCGGCTTTACTGGCTGCGGCATGAAAATCCGGACCTCATCCTGGAGGCGTACTTCGAGCTCCATCCGCAGAAACGCGGCAGCGAGACGGTTCACTGTTTTTTCGACGAAGTGCAGGCGCTCCCGCACTGGCAGCTCTTCATCGAGCGCCTGATGCGCACCGAAAAGTGCGAGGTCACCGTCGCCGGGTCCTTGCTGCCCGCACCGGAGGAGGAAACCGCCAGCCCTCTGACCGGACGGATCGTCTCCTGGGAGATCTTCCCGCTTTCGTTCCGGGAATTCCTCGACGGCAAGGATATCGATAGCGACGGCCCCTTATCCACCAAGCAGCGGCTGACTATCCAGAAGGCATTCGAGGACTATTGGCAGGTCGGCGGCTTCCCCGGCGTGAACCGACGCGACCAGCAGCAGCGCGTTGAAGCCCATCAGGCGAACTGGAAAACCATCCTCGCCAGCATCATCGGGCATCACAACATCTCCCACCCTCGGGCGGTGATCGATCTGGCCCACTGGCTGGTGGACAACACCGGCTTCTTCTATGCCATCAGTCACCTGACCGATTACCTGAAATCCCTCGGCCACCGGGTGCGCAAAAGCTCGGTGGTCGATTGGCTCGTCGCGTTCGAGGATGCCGGGCTGCTGTTCAGCGTGAACATCTTTTCCAACTCGCCGACCCGGATCAGCGTCAATCCCCGCAAGGTCTACTGCATCGACCACGCCCTGGCGGCCTCGGTCAGCTCCGGCATCCTCACCAACCGCAACAGCCTGCTGGAGAATCTGGTGTTCACCGCGCTGCGCCGGGTGACGCCGGAGATCTTCTACCACAGGACCAAGACAGGCCGAGAGGTGGACCTTGTCGCGCTGCTGCCTTCAGTGCCGGGGCAAGAACAAGCCATCATGCTGGTCCAGGTCTGCGCCTCGCTGGCCGATCCCCGCGTCAGGCAGAGCGAAGTGCGTTCCCTCTCCGAAGCCATGGTCGAGCTGGCGGTGGCGGAGGGGACCATCGTCACCTGGCGCACCGATGAGACCATCCCCGTGGGCTTCGGCACCATTCAGGTCGTGCCGGTCTGGCGGTTTCTGTTGGAGACAGAACCACGAATTTAA